In Salmo salar chromosome ssa03, Ssal_v3.1, whole genome shotgun sequence, a single genomic region encodes these proteins:
- the LOC106606605 gene encoding jupiter microtubule associated homolog 1 isoform X1 has translation MTTTKTFQGMDPGAKSSSRVLRPPGGASNISFGTDEAPPVRKNKMGSNIFLEPDDPHAHRRSNPPGGTAKGTLCGEPSAPLRRCQQPLLFPKNNETDEVITSINVPLGVEECQQANNVDCSDEPEEKEQKEEAPQPSAPSGAAANAAAPSGRRNPPGGMSSLILG, from the exons ATGACGACGACAAAAACCTTTCAAGGGATGGATCCCGGTGCGAAAAGCAGTTCCAG GGTGCTGCGGCCGCCGGGCGGGGCCTCCAACATATCGTTTGGCACAGACGAAGCCCCTCCTGTACGCAAGAACAAAATGGGCTCCAACATTTTCCTAGAGCCTGATGATCCCCACGCCCATCGGAGGAGCAACCCACCCG GCGGGACGGCCAAGGGTACTCTGTGCGGAGAACCGTCTGCTCCCCTTAGACGGTGCCAGCAGCCGCTCCTCTTCCCCAAAAACAATGAGACAGACGAGGTCATCACCTCCATCAATGTTCCTTTAGGG GTTGAGGAGTGCCAGCAGGCAAACAATG TAGACTGCTCCGATGAACCTGAAGAGAAGGAGCAGAAGGAGGAGGCACCACAGCCCTCTGCCCCCTCGGGAGCTGCCGCCAACGCAGCCGCCCCCTCCGGCCGAAGAAACCCCCCAGGGGGCATGTCCAGCCTCATcctgggttga
- the LOC106606606 gene encoding small ubiquitin-related modifier 2 isoform X2, producing the protein MADEKPKEGVKTENNDHINLKVAGQDGSVVQFKIKRHTPLSKLMKAYCERQLEMEDEDTIDVFQQQTGGLY; encoded by the exons ATGGCTGACGAGAAACCCAAG GAGGGAGTGAAAACAGAAAACAACGACCACATAAACCTGAAGGTGGCGGGACAGGACGGCTCGGTGGTGCAGTTCAAGATCAAGAGACACACGCCGCTCAGCAAACTCATGAAGGCGTACTGCGAGAGACAG TTGGAAATGGAGGATGAAGATACGATCGACGTTTTCCAACAACAGACAGgaggcctctactag
- the LOC106606605 gene encoding jupiter microtubule associated homolog 1 isoform X2, whose translation MTTTKTFQGMDPGAKSSSRVLRPPGGASNISFGTDEAPPVRKNKMGSNIFLEPDDPHAHRRSNPPGGTAKGTLCGEPSAPLRRCQQPLLFPKNNETDEVITSINVPLGVEECQQANNDCSDEPEEKEQKEEAPQPSAPSGAAANAAAPSGRRNPPGGMSSLILG comes from the exons ATGACGACGACAAAAACCTTTCAAGGGATGGATCCCGGTGCGAAAAGCAGTTCCAG GGTGCTGCGGCCGCCGGGCGGGGCCTCCAACATATCGTTTGGCACAGACGAAGCCCCTCCTGTACGCAAGAACAAAATGGGCTCCAACATTTTCCTAGAGCCTGATGATCCCCACGCCCATCGGAGGAGCAACCCACCCG GCGGGACGGCCAAGGGTACTCTGTGCGGAGAACCGTCTGCTCCCCTTAGACGGTGCCAGCAGCCGCTCCTCTTCCCCAAAAACAATGAGACAGACGAGGTCATCACCTCCATCAATGTTCCTTTAGGG GTTGAGGAGTGCCAGCAGGCAAACAATG ACTGCTCCGATGAACCTGAAGAGAAGGAGCAGAAGGAGGAGGCACCACAGCCCTCTGCCCCCTCGGGAGCTGCCGCCAACGCAGCCGCCCCCTCCGGCCGAAGAAACCCCCCAGGGGGCATGTCCAGCCTCATcctgggttga
- the LOC106606606 gene encoding small ubiquitin-related modifier 2 isoform X1: MADEKPKEGVKTENNDHINLKVAGQDGSVVQFKIKRHTPLSKLMKAYCERQGLTIRQIRFRFDGQPINETDTPAQLEMEDEDTIDVFQQQTGGLY, encoded by the exons ATGGCTGACGAGAAACCCAAG GAGGGAGTGAAAACAGAAAACAACGACCACATAAACCTGAAGGTGGCGGGACAGGACGGCTCGGTGGTGCAGTTCAAGATCAAGAGACACACGCCGCTCAGCAAACTCATGAAGGCGTACTGCGAGAGACAG ggGTTGACGATTAGGCAAATCCGGTTCCGGTTCGATGGACAGCCTATAAACGAGACAGACACACCTGCACAG TTGGAAATGGAGGATGAAGATACGATCGACGTTTTCCAACAACAGACAGgaggcctctactag
- the LOC106606607 gene encoding nuclear pore complex protein Nup85: MEEVDVEPTTTPIPGFDSNQKHLGFVWGPGDILVYETIYKASGGSAGGCPFVHEVRKDEDIYSPILRKLFNESHHIFVGLQRIREDLPSKNKKPQFVSISKNYRSVIRACMEELQQVAVSTQDAALATQYGNQVSILLAVELIWNLCEVLFIDAAPAGSLVLHLLDWVRLHKADVDEKAREVLASESPAEHQAYWDVVISYVLQGRMDEARQVLVKQATLQPAARAMFKLLDNLLMKMPIFNPGETQTLTEFDVKWRHWREEVDRCLQDQSFASNPHLEDICKILVGDEDVLLEHKELLSTWYHFLVTRLLFSHPTVKPTELHYYAQSSMHMFLDTRSVPEPLDSILLAAFEFDIHQVIKDCSIALNNWWFVGHLTDLLDHCKLLQSHNLHFGSNLREFLLLEYASGLFTHHSLWQLAVDYFDHCPEFGHVYLELQIERVPLDTERKALKVIRICEQRQMTEQVRSICKIMAKKALRNNRLGSALSWSIRAKDAAFATLISERFLQDYCAKGTFSDLDLIDNLGPAMLLSDRLTFLGKYREFHRLYGEKRFSDAAKLLLSLMTAKIAPRSFWMTLLTDALPLLEQKEVIFSADQTHKLMFCLEELTSGKSVPNPDRPMQDEDIETTKIELLRLALARNLAMAIVKEGTVEV; this comes from the exons ATGGAGGAAGTAGATGTGGAGCCAACAACTACT CCTATCCCTGGGTTCGACAGCAACCAAAAACACTTGGGATTTGTGTGGGGTCCTGGAGATATCCTGGTTTATGAGACCATTTACAAAGCATCAG GTGGATCTGCAGGGGGTTGTCCCTTTGTCCATGAGGTCAGGAAAGATGAGGACATCTATTCCCCTATTTTGCGTAAACTCTTCAATGAGTCCCATCACATTTTTGTTGGTCTGCAGAGGATCAGAGAGGATCTGCCCAGCAAGAACAAGAAACCCCA GTTTGTCAGTATTAGCAAGAACTACAGGTCTGTGATTCGAGCATGTATGGAGGAACTCCAGCAAGTCGCAG TTTCTACACAAGATGCAGCGTTGGCTACACAGTATGGAAATCAG GTGTCAATCCTGCTGGCAGTAGAGCTGATCTGGAATCTTTGTGAAGTGTTGTTCATTGATGCAGCTCCAG CTGGCTCCCTTGTGCTCCACCTCCTCGACTGGGTTAGGCTGCACAAGGCTGACGTGGATGAGAAGGCCAGGGAGGTGCTGGCGAGTGAGAGCCCCGCAGAGCACCAGGCCTACTGGGACGTG gtgaTCAGCTACGTGCTGCAGGGCCGGATGGATGAGGCCAGGCAGGTCCTGGTGAAACAGGCAACTTTGCAGCCTGCAGCCAGGGCCATGTTCAAACTGCTGGACAACCTGCTCATGAAAATGCCCATCTTCAAT CCTGGTGAGACTCAGACCCTGACAGAGTTTGATGTAAAGTGGAGACACTGGCGCGAGGAGGTGGACCGCTGTCTCCAGGACCAGTCCTTTGCCAGCAACCCCCACCTGGAGGACATCTGTAAG ATCCTGGTTGGTGATGAGGATGTTCTCCTGGAGCACAAGGAGCTGCTGAGTACCTGGTATCACTTCCTGGTCACCAGACTGCTGTTCTCCCACCCCACTGTCAAGCCCACAGAGCTGCACTACTACGCACAG tctaGCATGCACATGTTCCTGGACACGAGGAGTGTCCCAGAGCCCCTGGACAGCATCCTGCTGGCAGCCTTTGAGTTTGACATCCACCAGGTCATCAAGGACTGCAG CATTGCTCTCAACAACTGGTGGTTTGTGGGGCATCTGACTGACCTGCTGGACCACTGTAAACTGCTCCAGTCTCACAACCTACA TTTTGGCTCCAACCTGAGGGAGTTTCTACTGCTGGAGTACGCCTCAGGACTCTTCACCCATCACAG CCTGTGGCAGCTGGCTGTGGACTACTTTGACCACTGTCCAGAGTTTGGCCATGTGTACCTGGAGCTACAGATCGAGCGTGTTCCTCTGGACACGGAGCGCAAGGCCCTGAAGGTGATCAGGATCTGTGAGCAGAGGCAGATGACTGAACAAG TGAGGAGCATCTGTAAGATCATGGCCAAGAAGGCCCTGAGGAACAACAGACTGGGCTCTGCTCTCTCCTGGAGCATCAGAGCCAAAGATGCTGCCTTCGCCACCCTCatatcagagag GTTTCTCCAGGACTACTGCGCCAAAGGGACCTTCTCTGATCTGGACCTGATTGACAACCTGGGTCCAGCCATGCTGCTCAGTGACAGGCTTACTTTTCTAG GGAAGTACCGTGAGTTCCATCGGCTGTACGGCGAGAAGCGTTTCTCGGACGCCGCCAAgctcctcctctccctgatgACGGCCAAGATCGCCCCACGTTCCTTCTGGATGACTCTGCTGACCGATGCCCTGCCCCTGCTGGAGCAGAAAGAG GTGATCTTCTCTGCTGATCAAACTCATAAGCTGATGTTCTGTCTGGAGGAGCTGACCTCAGGGAAGAGTGTTCCCAACCCAGACAGACCCATGCAG GATGAGGACATCGAGACGACCAAGATTGAGCTCCTGCGGCTAGCGCTAGCCCGTAACCTGGCCATGGCCATAGTGAAGGAGGGGACAGTGGAAGTTTGA